One part of the Halopenitus persicus genome encodes these proteins:
- a CDS encoding acyl-CoA synthetase: MQPSVPQEYLPDESDRPDYIHPLPELHYTQEINAAEQLVDVHVRNGHGDAVAIHFEDEEITYAELQERVNRMGNALSDLGVEAGDRVVARFPNRPEAIVTCLAVQKIGAVALPSMKLLRAKELRYIIDNAEASTVVVYDDLLEEVNNALPDLDTVEDVIVAQRNGVEHDHHDYDELLADASPELEAYPTERDDLALMLYTSGTTGRPKGAIHTHRHVLATADGYARYCIEPTADDVFGGNPPLPFAYGYGDLVTFPLRFGASVSLVENASPEDLLEATEDHGITVMCSIPTGYNQMLSQHPDATEEYDLSSLRLGLSAGEPLTPTTFENVKEEYGIKLLDGIGTTEMLHIFISHRHDEEIDPSATGFAVPGYEAKIIDPDTGEECERGEAGLLAVRGPTGVEYWNRPEKQEDAVEDGWSLPGDIFVQREDGRFEYKSRNDDLIVSSGYNIPGPEVEAVVEEVAEVAEVAVVGSPHEERGEIVKAFVVTAEDVTGDDALVETIQNHVKDTLAPYKYPRAVEFVESLPRTETGKIRRTELRERERQ; encoded by the coding sequence ATGCAGCCATCAGTACCACAGGAGTACCTTCCGGACGAGTCGGACCGACCGGATTACATCCACCCGCTCCCGGAACTCCACTACACGCAGGAGATCAACGCCGCCGAACAGCTCGTCGACGTCCACGTGCGCAACGGTCACGGCGACGCCGTGGCGATCCACTTCGAGGACGAGGAGATCACCTACGCCGAGCTGCAGGAGCGTGTCAACCGGATGGGGAACGCGCTGTCCGACCTCGGCGTCGAGGCCGGCGACCGCGTCGTCGCCCGGTTCCCGAACCGTCCCGAAGCCATCGTCACCTGTCTGGCGGTCCAGAAGATCGGCGCGGTCGCGCTCCCGTCGATGAAGCTACTGCGCGCCAAGGAACTGCGGTACATCATCGACAACGCCGAGGCGTCGACGGTCGTCGTCTACGACGACCTACTCGAGGAGGTCAATAACGCGCTGCCCGACCTCGACACCGTCGAGGACGTGATCGTGGCCCAGCGCAACGGCGTCGAACACGACCATCACGACTACGACGAGCTCCTCGCGGACGCCAGCCCCGAACTCGAGGCGTACCCCACCGAGCGCGACGACCTGGCTCTGATGCTGTACACGAGCGGCACGACCGGTCGGCCGAAGGGTGCGATCCACACCCACCGGCACGTCCTCGCGACGGCGGACGGGTACGCACGCTACTGCATCGAGCCGACCGCCGACGACGTCTTCGGCGGCAACCCGCCCCTGCCGTTCGCGTACGGCTACGGGGACCTGGTCACGTTCCCGCTCCGCTTCGGCGCGAGCGTGAGCCTCGTCGAGAACGCCTCGCCGGAGGACCTCCTCGAGGCCACCGAGGATCACGGCATCACCGTGATGTGTTCGATCCCGACCGGCTACAACCAGATGCTCTCCCAGCACCCGGACGCCACCGAGGAGTACGACCTCTCCTCGCTCCGGCTCGGGCTCAGCGCCGGCGAGCCGCTCACGCCGACCACCTTCGAGAACGTCAAGGAGGAGTACGGCATCAAGCTCCTCGACGGGATCGGCACCACGGAGATGCTCCACATCTTCATCAGCCACCGGCACGACGAGGAGATCGACCCGAGCGCGACCGGGTTCGCGGTCCCCGGCTACGAGGCGAAGATCATCGACCCGGACACGGGCGAGGAGTGTGAACGCGGCGAGGCCGGACTGCTGGCCGTTCGCGGCCCGACCGGCGTCGAGTACTGGAATCGACCGGAAAAACAGGAGGACGCCGTCGAGGACGGCTGGTCGCTGCCGGGCGACATCTTCGTCCAGCGCGAGGACGGCCGTTTCGAGTACAAGTCCCGCAACGACGACCTCATCGTCTCCAGCGGATACAACATCCCCGGCCCGGAGGTCGAGGCCGTCGTCGAGGAGGTCGCGGAGGTCGCGGAGGTCGCCGTCGTGGGCAGCCCGCACGAGGAGCGCGGCGAGATCGTGAAGGCGTTCGTCGTCACCGCAGAGGACGTCACGGGCGACGACGCGCTCGTCGAGACGATCCAGAACCACGTCAAGGACACGCTCGCCCCATACAAGTACCCTCGCGCGGTCGAGTTCGTCGAGTCCCTCCCGCGGACCGAGACGGGCAAGATCCGCCGGACCGAGCTTCGCGAACGCGAGCGTCAATAA